From the genome of Thermaerobacter marianensis DSM 12885:
CGGTGGAGGACGCTTATTCGAAAGGCCGTCCGGCGATGGGAGAATATGTAACTCCTGTAACTCGATAAAACGCAGGGGAGGCGGCGGAGCCGCCTCCCCTGGGCGGGGTCACGAGCGCCTCGGCACCCGTTGGGATCGGGAACTCGTGACCCTCGCAGTCGTACGTTGTCCCGGCAAGACCGCCCCTACTCCCGGAAAGTCCTGGCATGCCGGGGCATCCCGGGCGGTCCGAAGCCCGGTGCCGGCGCCGGCCCGGCCCGCGGCAGCGCCCCGTCACGAGCCGGTGACGCCGCCGCCGCCCGGCATGAGACAGGCGCGTACCAGGGCTTCCACCACCTGCACCCGGTCCAGCCGCTGCGCCAGGACGCGGGCGCCGCGATGGGCGGTGATGTAGGCCGTCTCGCCGGTGACGAGGAAATGGGCCAGCTGGCGTGCGGGATCGTAGCCCCGCTCGTGCAGGGCGGCCAGGACGGCCTGCAGGACCTCCCGTTCCTCCGCACCCAGGCCGCCTTTCGCGGCCGGGGGAAGGCCGGGCAACCGCCGCGTGCCCTCGACACTCCGGGGGCCGCCCGCCTCGCCCCAGGACCCGGCACCGCCCCCGGGCCGGGGTGCGTCTGCGAACCCCGTGGGCGAAGCGGTGAGGCGGCCCGGCTCGCTGGCAGCCGCCGCCTCGGCCTCGGCGCCGGCCGGTTCATCCGGCATGGCACGCCGGTCGCCGGCGCGCCCGCCGCTGCCGGTCTCCCCGGCCCTCCGGTTTCCGGGCCCCTGCCCGTCACGCTCCATGACGGCACGCCTCCCGCCGGTCCGATCCTTGGCCGCCCGGCATTCAGAGCAGCATCTCGCCCGACTTGGGGAAGTAGCCCGAGCCGATGAGCGCGTCCATGATCCGGTGCACCTCGGCGAACATGGGCTCCACGTCGGGCTCGTCGCTGCAATCCACCTGCCAGACGTAGACGGCGTACGCCTCGTGCACGGCGACCCGCCCGTCGGGCAGCACGGAGATGACGAACTTGACCTCCGGGATGTTGTCGTGCTCGATGTGCTCGAACAGGATCTGCTTGATGGAATTGGCCAGCGGCGGCACCTGCTCGGCCGACGGCACGTCGAACACGTAGCGGATCTCCACGTCGACCGTCAGATCGGGCTGGGCTTCTTTATGGGTGCAATCGTCCTCTTCCGCATGATACAGACCGCAACTGCCGCCGTAGACCGTCTCCGCGGTCAGCACCGAGTCCCAGGTGAAACTGATCTCGGCCCGGACCCGGTGAGGGGGCTCGTCCCCCTCCGGCACGCAGACGAACAGGCAGTGGCGGTCCATGGTCTGGGTCTCCACGTGGTGCTCGACGCGCCGGATCTCCAGGCCGGCGGCCTCCGCCGCGTCGAACAGCACGTCGCACAGGTCCTCGTAGCGCAGCATCAGGCGGTGCCCCTTCCCGAGTTGGCGACTCCCCAAGGCACGAAGCCCCGGGCGGCGCCCCGCCCCGGGCTCCATCAAAGAACTATAATACACTTGCCGGAAGGGGAGGCCCAGGTTTTGCCGCCCTTCCCGCCAAGGAGGGTTCCCATGGCCACCCAACCCGGACCGGGCATGGCCCCGGCCGTCTATCTCGACAACGCCGCCACCACCCGCGCGCGGCCCGAGGTGGTCGAGGCCGTGGTGGCGGCCCTGCAGGATCGGTTCGGCAACCCCGCGTCGCTGCACACCGCGGGCCTGGAGGCCGAGCGGCTGGTCAAGGAGACGCGCTCGGTCCTGGCCGGCGCCCTGGACGTGCCCGCCGACGATCTGTACTTCACCTCGGGCGGGACCGAAGCGAACAACTGGGCCCTGCGGGGCGTGCTGGCCGCCAACCCGCGCCTGGGGCGGCACCTGGTCACCACGGCCATCGAGCACTCGTCCATCCTGACCACGGCGCGCCAGCTGGAGAGCGAGGGCTACCGGGTGACCGTGGTGCCTGTGGACCGGCAGGGCCGGGTCGACCCCGAGCAGGTGGCCGCCGCCGTGGCCGGCGATACCGTCCTGGTCAGCGTGATGCTGGTGAACAACGAGATCGGGACGATCCAGCCCGTGGCGGAGATCGCCCGCGCCGTCCGGTCCCGGCGGCCCCAGGTCCTGATCCACCTGGACGCGGTGCAGGCCTTCGGGAAGCTGCCCGTGCGGCCGCGGGCATGGGGCGTCGACCTGGTGACCCTGAGCGCCCATAAGATCCACGGTCCCAAGGGCACGGGCGCCCTGTACGTGCGGCGCGGCGTGCGGATCCAGCCGCTCCTGACGGGCGGCGAGCAGGAGGGGGGCCTGCGGCCCGGCACCCACAACGTCCCGGGCATCGCGGGGTTCGGCGTGGCGGCGCGGCTGATCCTGGCGGAGCAGCCCGAGCTGAGCCGGCGCATGCAGGCCCTGAAGCTGCGCTTGGTGGAGCGGGTCCAGGCCGAGATACCCGAGGTCTACGTCAACGGCCCCGACCCGGCGGAGGGGGCGCCCCACATCGTCAACCTGTCGGTGGTGGGGGCGCGGGGCGAGGTCCTGGTCCACGCCCTGGCCCAGCGGGGCGTGTACGTCTCCACCGGTTCGGCGTGCACCTCCCGGCGCACGGCTCCCAGCCACGTGCTGCAGGCCCTGGGGCTGTCCCCCGAGCGGCTGGACTCCGCCCTGCGGGTCAGCCTGAGTCGCGAGACCACCGAAGACGACGTGGAGCGGTTCGTCGCCGCCCTGAAGGAGGCGGCGGCGGAGGTGCGGGCGGTCGCCGCGGTGCGGGCGCGGCGGTGACCGGCGCCGCAGCTCGCGGCGGCCGCCCCGGGCACGGCCGTGAAGGGCCCTCACTTCGACCGAAGGAGGCACACATTGAACCACCGCGTGCTTCTCGTCCGATACGGCGAGATCGGCCTCAAGGGGCGCAACCGTCCCCAATTCGAACAGGCCCTGGTGCGCCAGGTGCGGCGAGCCTTGGCGCCATGGCCGGGGGTGGCGGTCTACCGCACGCCGGGGCGCGTGTGGGTGGAACCGCCGGCGGGAACCGATGCCACCCCGCTGCTGGAAGCGCTGCAGCGGGTGTTCGGCATCGTCGCCGTGGCGCCCGCGGAGCAGGTGCCCCTGGACCTGGACGCCATCGCCGGGGCGGCCCAGCAGGTGCTGGAGGATGCCCTGGAAGCGGAAGCCGGCCGGCCGGGAACGCCGCCCGGCCCTCGCATCACCTTCAAGGTGGAGGCCCGCCGCTCCAACAAGCGCTTCCCCCTGACCTCCCTGGAACTCAACCGGGAGCTGGGGAACCGCCTGCTGGCCGCCCACCCGGAGCTCAAGGTCGATGTGCAGCGACCCCGGATCACCGTCCACGTGGAGGTCCGCCACGACGGCGCTTACGTCTACGCGCGCTCGGTGCCCGGCCCCGGCGGGCTGCCCGTGGGGGTCACGGGCCGCGCCTGCGCCCTGCTGTCGGGCGGCATCGACAGCCCGGTGGCGGTGTGGATGGCGATGAAGCGCGGCCTGTCGGTCATCCCCGTCCACTTCCACAGCCCGCCCTTCACCAGCGAGCGGGCCCGGGAGAAGGTGGTCGACCTCACCCGGGTGCTGGCCCGGTGGGGCGGGGCCATGCCCTTGTGGGTGGTCCACTTCACCGAGGTGCAACGGGCCATCCAGCTGGAGTGCCCGCCGGAGCTGACCATCACCCTGATGCGGCGGATGATGTTCCGCATCGCCGAGCGCATCGCCGCCCGGGAGCGGGCCCTGGCCCTGGTGACGGGCGAGAGCCTGGGCCAGGTGGCCAGCCAGACCCTGGAGAGCATCCGCACCATCTCGGCCGTGGCGACCCTGCCCGTGCTGCGGCCCCTGATCGGCATGGACAAGACGGAGATCGTGGAGCGGGCCCGCGCCATCGGCACCTATGACATCTCCATCCTGCCGTACGAGGACTGCTGCACCCTGTTCGTGCCCGCCCATCCGGCCACCCGGCCGCGGCCCGAGCAGGCCGAGGCCGCCGAGGCGGTACGGGACTGGGAGCCCTTGCTGGCCGAGGCCCTGGAGCGCAGCCAGCGCCTGGTGGTCGAACCGGCCCCGGGGCCGGTGGCGTAAGGCCGGAAGCCGGGAACCGCCCGAGCAAGGGGGAGGGCCGGGGTCGCGACGACCCCGGCCCTCCCCCTTGGCCATCGACGTGGCGCCGGCCGATCCTGGCCGACAGGCGGGCTCGCGGCGGACAGCCCGCCGCGCGGCGGGCGCCGGACGGCGGCGCGGCCGCAACCCGCAGGCGCCGCAGGGCGCGCGGGTCGACGGCGCCGCGCGCTACCGGCGGGCGCTTCCGGCGGGCGCTGCCGGCGGACCCGCGGCGCCCGATCAGCCCATGCCGTTGGCCTGGCCGGCGGCGGAATCCCCGGCGCTGCCGCCCTTGCCGGCCTCCGGCTGGGGCCGCGCCCGCCCGCGCCGGTTGCCGCGCCGCCGGCCGCGGCGACGGCGCCGGCCGTCGCCGCGGCCGGCGGGAGCGGCGCCATGGGTGCCCGCGGCAGCCTCCGCCGCCGGCCCGGCGGCCGGGGCCCCCTGCGCCCGGCCGCCGGGCCGGGCAACCTTCACCACCCCATTGGCCACCGGCCCGTGTACGGTTCCGTTGGTGCCATGGACCCCGGCCTTCACCGCCGGCTCCGCTGGCGGCCGGGCCGGCCCGGGCCGGTAGCCGCCCGGCCCCTCCACCGTCAGCCGGAGCCCCTCTTCCAGCGTGCCGCTCAAGCCCAGCCGGTTGCCGTGACGATCGGTGACCACCAGCTTGCCCGCCACCGTATCCTGGTAGACGGTTTCGGAATAACGCAAGAGTGCGTGGCGCACGCTGGCGCCCGGATAGACCTCGACCGGATGGTTGTTCACGAAGACCCGCACGGCCGATCTCACCACCTTCCCCGCGGGCCCCGCGGCCCGCGCCGTGCCCTGTCGAAAATAACCTGAACCGGCAACGTGCCCGGATATCCACCCGGCACCCATCCAGACGGGCGGCCCCAGGGCGATGGTCCGCAGCGGGGCGCGGGGCCTGTAACCTGAAGGGTTCGGCAAACGGCGTCTGACGTCCTGCGGGCCGGGACCGGCGCCCCCCCCGTCCGGGCGGAAGACCCCGGTGGTCCAGCGGATCAGGGCACCGGCCGAACGGCGTGGCCGGCGGGATCCCCCGGGTCGCCGCCCATCCTCGCCAGAGCCTCCCGCACCGCGGCCCGCACCCGATGGTCCGCCTCTCGTTCCAGGACCCCCGCCAGGGCCTGGCGGGCGGCCCCGCCGCCGATCCGCCCCAGGGCCCATGCGGCCAGGGCCCGCATGTCGGGCCGGGGATCGGCCCGCAGCAGC
Proteins encoded in this window:
- a CDS encoding cysteine desulfurase family protein, encoding MATQPGPGMAPAVYLDNAATTRARPEVVEAVVAALQDRFGNPASLHTAGLEAERLVKETRSVLAGALDVPADDLYFTSGGTEANNWALRGVLAANPRLGRHLVTTAIEHSSILTTARQLESEGYRVTVVPVDRQGRVDPEQVAAAVAGDTVLVSVMLVNNEIGTIQPVAEIARAVRSRRPQVLIHLDAVQAFGKLPVRPRAWGVDLVTLSAHKIHGPKGTGALYVRRGVRIQPLLTGGEQEGGLRPGTHNVPGIAGFGVAARLILAEQPELSRRMQALKLRLVERVQAEIPEVYVNGPDPAEGAPHIVNLSVVGARGEVLVHALAQRGVYVSTGSACTSRRTAPSHVLQALGLSPERLDSALRVSLSRETTEDDVERFVAALKEAAAEVRAVAAVRARR
- the thiI gene encoding tRNA uracil 4-sulfurtransferase ThiI, with product MNHRVLLVRYGEIGLKGRNRPQFEQALVRQVRRALAPWPGVAVYRTPGRVWVEPPAGTDATPLLEALQRVFGIVAVAPAEQVPLDLDAIAGAAQQVLEDALEAEAGRPGTPPGPRITFKVEARRSNKRFPLTSLELNRELGNRLLAAHPELKVDVQRPRITVHVEVRHDGAYVYARSVPGPGGLPVGVTGRACALLSGGIDSPVAVWMAMKRGLSVIPVHFHSPPFTSERAREKVVDLTRVLARWGGAMPLWVVHFTEVQRAIQLECPPELTITLMRRMMFRIAERIAARERALALVTGESLGQVASQTLESIRTISAVATLPVLRPLIGMDKTEIVERARAIGTYDISILPYEDCCTLFVPAHPATRPRPEQAEAAEAVRDWEPLLAEALERSQRLVVEPAPGPVA
- a CDS encoding IreB family regulatory phosphoprotein, producing MERDGQGPGNRRAGETGSGGRAGDRRAMPDEPAGAEAEAAAASEPGRLTASPTGFADAPRPGGGAGSWGEAGGPRSVEGTRRLPGLPPAAKGGLGAEEREVLQAVLAALHERGYDPARQLAHFLVTGETAYITAHRGARVLAQRLDRVQVVEALVRACLMPGGGGVTGS